A region of the Aphelocoma coerulescens isolate FSJ_1873_10779 chromosome 1, UR_Acoe_1.0, whole genome shotgun sequence genome:
AAGTTCTTACTGACTGTCATCCTGTTAATGGTGGAACTTCATTGATAACCAATAGTTTGCTTTACTGATTGCCAGACAAACTAATTAGAGCACAAGAATGGTCCTGATGTAAAAACAATAAGGCTCATCCTGATCAAGTACATTTTGTAGCCATTTTGGTAACCTGCTAAGAGTAAGGGTGTAGAAACAAGCTACTGCAAAGTAGAACTTGCAGCAAATCAACCCTCTGCAGTAAGTCTCCCTGTTCTCCCTCTTGGTATCCTTGGGATATCTTTATTGGCTTGTGTTTGTTACTGGGtaacagcacacacagctctggTGCCTGCTGAGCAGCAGGATAAATGTGTTCAGGTATCCACTCCCTTGGGcttccaggatgttttattgcAGGCACTCCACTGTTTTGGGCAGCCACCTGAAGCAAAAGACAGCACAGATGCCAACCCAAGGGGGCTCAGGGAGGGACAGAAATGGGCAATAAGCTTCCTGTCAGCAGGGACGGCTTGTCATGGGGATTGAAGGAAGGGATGTGGTAGCAAGACACAGGGAGGAAGTTCAACAAAGGAGGAATTTGGCACTTAGAAATCTGGTTGTTGGGAGCAATGCTCTTGGAGAGATGAAAAGATCCCACTCTCTTCCTGAGAAGGCAAAAATTGCAAAGAAATCTCCAGCAATGGGAGCTTGCACTTGAGAAGTCACTGAACTGTGGAAGAAAAATTGTCCTTTATTCTCCCTGGCAGCATCTGTGGATATTTTAGGACCTCAGTTAAACCTGGGGAAAGATGTCCCAGTTTTTTGGTAGGTGTTTTAATATCCCAGCCCTTTGATGTGTTAAGTGTCTCCCCCTATTAAATAGCAGCTTTGCTACTGTTGttctccctcttcttttccTGCTCTATTTCCCTGTGCCCGGATTGCCCTTCCTACTCCTACTTCAGTCACAGAGCAGCCATGGCTGCACCCATTGCTTGGTACTCACTGAGCATTAGGATGAAATATCATTAGCCTAGAAAAACTGTGGGTGTTACTGTGTGAAACACATTTTTGCTGTTCTAGGGTTGTACAGAgagcagaataaataaaataagagtGTGCATgcaggggagggaagaggagcagTGTCCATGGAAGGGAATGGAGAAGGAGAAATCACAGAGATTTCAGTGCAGTGTCACAGCTGCAGGGCGAGGTGAGGCCTGACAGGACCAGCTGATGCTCCGGTAGGGCCTAAAGCAGCAGCACCCAAAATGGttgtgccccttccttctctcctCAAACCTCTGTGGGAAGTCACCCTGTGTTCCTTCAGGATGTTTGGCAATGTCACCATGGCAGAAAAGGTGAATCATCACATGTCTGAAGGGGGGGGGGATTAAGTAATCTTCTCACAAGCAGATGGAAACCAAAGCCCATACCCTTGTGGAGGGTATGTGTCCCCAGAATTTGACTGGAAGTTCGGGAGTCTGGTATTCTACCACTTCAGATCTTACATAGTTAACCAAAGATTACTAAAGCACACAGTAATATTTGCATTGGGACTATCTAATGTCTAGGGCACTGAATAATTAAACTCAGCACAGACTTGGAGCTGtcagcatccctggaaatgtgaTTTATTTACATTAGTACTGAGTCAGGTAAAATGTTTCTGGTCCACTATCCAAAACAGAACAGAGAAATTCCCATCTTTTAGAGTTGTTTTCAGCAAGTGAGATGTATGTTTAAGAAACAAACACTGGATCATATCTGTTTGTTCAGACAAGGTCTGCGTTTTTGCCCAAAAGTCAAGTTACACATTCTGCAGAAGCTCCTGTGACCATCAGAGAAGCACAGGGGCAGCACATGTGTACCTATCAGCTAAAGTTGGCCTTTGTTCCCAGCTGAAACGTGGTAAGAGCATGATTTTTTTCAgcactgtttatttttcctcagtGTTCACAAATACATTGACTCTGCAGTGGGAACCCCTCCGGGATCAAGGCTGTCctgcaatatttttctccctttcattTTCTTGAAGATGTTCTGCTGGACACCCACCAGATTTATTGAAAAAATTATCACAAAATCAGTATAAAGAAGTATTCACCTGACCAAATCTGTCCCTTCTCTCCCTGCACACACTGTCCTAACTAAAACTGTATTGCACTTACATGGTGCTTTTGATCTCGCTTTGTTTACAGTGCTTAAAGTTTGACTGTTGGGTGAACAGCACACGAAATGCACAACACCCTTGAAAAAGTGAGCAAGATTTGTTACAGCTTTTCCAATCAGGTGGCTTCTGCCTGCTGCCTGTCCAGTGAGGTTGGCAAGCACTGAGTGAACAAGGTGTAGCTGAGTGGTGCACATTTGTAAAGTGCAATCATACTTCTAGGAGGAGTTGTGTTTTACAAGAGCCTTAGAGGTGGCGTGGAGTGAAAGAAGAGCTGAAGTGTTCACACCATGGACTGTGTGGAGTCTTACTAAAATAAGTCTTTGTGCTGCAAAGATGTAGAAGTGGGTGTGGACTATGCAGTACAGTTATCCTCATCAGCCTGTACTCAACAAACAAATGAGcatttcacttttatttattcCGAGGTTGGAGGCAGGGGGTGTCAGTGGGCTCTTACACAAAGTATTCATTTAAATGCTTTGTAgagatctgctgctgctgctcacccagCTCACCCCTGGCTCAAGGCCCTACTTGCTTAGCTGGGTTTCAGCTTCTCTTCAGGCTTAGGCAGTGCTGCTTTGCAAGTACAGCCTTCTCTGGGGGATGACAGAGGCGATCCACTCACCAGTGCCCTGCTTGGCCTCCTCCCACGTGTAGCGGGGCACGTAGCCAAAATCCTGCTGTGCTTTTCTGTAAGAAAAGGTGAACGGGGTGTTCAGCAGCGTGACCAGGTGGCGGTTGGTGGAGGGGATGTAGCGGACAAAGGGCCGCAGCAAGAAGCTCACGATCTCCAGCAGCAGCGAGAAGTAGTAGAGCACTGTCAGAGGCATGGGCAGCTGGGGCTCAATGCCAAACCCCAGGTCCTTGGTCAGCTCGTAGTTCAGATCAGCGTAGCTCATGTGAGGAGTGTCATCTGAGATGTAGTAGAACTTGCCCCTGACGTGCTTGGCTTTCTGCGGGGCTCGGAGGGCTTTGGCTGCCTGCACGTGTGCCCAGGCGATGTTCCCCACGTACACAGGGTTCACCAGAGCCTCCTTCCTGGAGAAGCGCAGGTAGACGTTCTTGTTCAACAGGCACTTGTCCAGATGGCCCTGGAGAAACGGGCACCCTTCCCCAAAAATGTACATGGATCTCAGGGCACAAGTCATCAGCGTGCCACCATCCTTCAGCACCTGGCCATCTGCTTTCAGCACAGAATCCTCTGCCAGTCTCTTGCTTTGGGCATACGGAAATTTTGATGTGCTCTCATAAGCTGTATCTTCATCACCGTTGAAAATGGGGTCACCTTTGCAGTTTGGACCTGTCACTTCTATGGTGCTGGTGTATATGAAGTGCTGGACGTTACAGCGGACACatgcctccagcagcagctgagtaCCTTCAAAAAGAAACATGCAAGGCAGTCTAGAGCTCCCCAGCCAGGAAAAAGTGGGCTTTTCAAGTCAGAAACAGCACCTCTGGCCTGAGCTTGGCCAGATctcccctccctgcagctgggagaaTCCTGTCCTGAACTGGGCAGTATATTCAATGACACTGAACCTGCTCTGAATCTGTATTTAAGTAGCATCAGGGCACCTTCCAGAGCTAAACAAGGGTGAACATTTGGTCCTAATTGCAtgctgtgggggttttttacgCCAAGAATAAAATTTTTGCCCTTCCTTAACTTAGCATGGGTACTGATCAGAGATTCAGGAACTCGTGCCTCTTGGTTGGATTGACTTGGCTTAAGGCAGAGGACCTTCAGAAGCTGCCCCTCTCCTTAGGCATCATCCATGCTCTATGCTGAAGCCTGTGTTTTTCAGGCGTGAGGATGCTCTTGGGTTGTTTGTTAAGAAGGGACAGAATTAATACAAGACCTGAAGGTTTGGTCCAAAATCCATCACACTCAGTGCAAATCTATCCAATATTCAATTGACTAAAGAGAAGGGCTTGAAGAGAAACATGGTAAAGCAAGGCACAATAACATGAAGTCAAAGATCATAAAGTGCAGTGAGAAAAGTGATGTTTATGTGTGTATGCCTCCTTTTCTGGCATCTTCTGGCTTTTCTTTGCAGTAGTACAGGATTTCTTACTTTTAAAATCCTATCATAATGCTTTCATTGGGGGCAGCAGAGGTCAACTGTTCAAAGTCTTTCAAATAGTCAAGAAGGTTAAACAAGGAAAGCACACTGAAGGGGGAAATAAATACTTTAATGTGTTGCATTTAGTCTTCTTTTTCCACCCAGCTTTGAGGCAATTGAGAAATTGCCTTATTTGCTGTGCATGGTGTAATGGGAGAAATTAAGTGTAAAAAGGCCAGTGGACTTTGGAAGAGAAGACACAGCTCAAAGACATTTGGAAACATCTTTGGCAAAGGAACATTAAACTAAAATGACTGATATAGTATCAGAAGAGCGTAGCCTAAAATCTAGGGGATAAATTCAAACACCAGCAATGAGGCACATAAATTATCTTCCAATTCTGCTCAGTCTGTCACAGCAACAAGTGAAGGCAGCACAATGCAGATCAAACTAGTGTGACTGAAACGAATATAATGAATTAAAGAGGTTCAGAAGAGCCAAGAACATGGACTCGTGAATGAGTGAAAAATAGGAAGCATTATTAAACTGAATATTGTTAGGGCACCAAAATTCCTCTTTCTAAGcttgaacaagaaaaagaaagaaattgaaacaaatggaaaacaaatctgGATAAGCCTTTCAGAAACATTAAGGAAGTGCACTGAAAAAAAGTTACACAGACAGGAATAAATGAATGTGAAAAATGAGTTCATGCAAGTCACTATGTTTTGATGACATACAAGCCAGGGtaatctggaaaaaataatttttttatattatttttaaaataatagctTAATTCCTGCTGTCAATACTGTTTAGAAAATGAGGGAAAGTAATAAAGTGCATAAGGGCTTGATAAAATCAAATGAGATagcaagttttaaaaaaagcaaacataaaGTTATCTTGACAGTTGGTATCTGTTCAAGATGAATTTCACCCAAATAAAATGTGGTTTATTTGCAAATCAGAGTTGTATGTAAAAACTTTAAAGATTCCTAGAGTAATGGGAATCTGAGTGTCTTCCAAACAGCATGTAATAAAGTAAATTATTGCTTTATTACATGCTTTATTCAGTGAGTGGATCTCCGTGGTTTGCTTGCCCTTCTGGCTGAGGATCTGGTTCACAGAAGgtattttgtttcaattatAATCAATTATTTTCTCAATTCcttcccttttaaaaatttgcttcccttccttcctaAAGAGATATTTTTGCTCTGAGATACTGTGTGGCAGTGGAGGAAAGCCCTGCATCAGGGCATGTTTAACTTGTTCTCTTCTGTCCTTTGTGGTTTGTGAACATCCACTTCTGATTCTTCAAACATTTATATTGTACAAGTTCTGTTTCCTAGGAGAAACAAAACTTTCATCCTGCAAGACTGTGAAGTACATAGCAGTGCCCTGGCTGGTCAGAAAGCCAGAGAAGCATCAGAATGGAAATGGGAGGAAACAGGGCAGAGAGGGCAGCAGTATTCACTGACTGACCTTGTGGTCAGTTGGCTCTGGCAGCAGGACTGTGGATGGTATTTCATTCTAGCAAATGTTATCAGCTTACCCTCACTGGCCCAGTGGGCTTTCTTCACCCATAGGCAGACACTGTTGGCAGGGGAGTGAGTAGTGGGGAGTCAGAACTAAAGAGCTTTCTGGGTTTGGgacattttaatatttgtttgatttttcttttttttgtaattgtttttaaaattatttttccccatgGAAAAATGTGTTTAGGCAACACATTCTGCTGTGAAAAACCGGATTGTAGCAGGAGTATCATCATAAACACAGAGCTTTACAAATCCTCTTTCTGAGCTACCAACCACGTATATTTTCGTATTACCCAATGCACAGGTTTCCAGGAACttgcctttctgctcctccctccTGACAGGGGCCTAAGAGGCTGCCCACTGGGCTCTATTTTTTAATCACTGACAATTTGTGGGTTTGATTGAGCAGAAATGAAAGGGTCTGGGAGCTAGTGGTACAGGCAGTGAGCCATGCTAAAACAGCTAAAATGTGATCCCACTGTTTTTAAGGTACATGTAAGAAACAACTCAACTACCAAGAATTCTCTGTTCTTCTGAACACTGGTGAGCAGCCAGTATTTGTGAAAGTGATGCCTCTACAGGTATGTTCCTTATTTTCCTGTGAGGAAGCCCTGTGTCTGTGGCAGAGAGGAACAAAAGAACTGGGAAAGCCGTTCATGTAAATAAGAACAtcttccccaaatctcccccaagcTGTTGAAGCAACACAGCCAGCGAGGTCAGTGTGCATGCAGGTTAGGTTATACCAGTTCTCTGAATGGCACTGAGGGTTTTGGCATCACAGATGGGGGGGTGAAGTCATTCTTTAAggaaatacatttaaatttcCTGGCAACTGATGCTATGCAGGCCATTCCTAAGTCTAAATCTTCTCCCTTCATCTGATCTTTCATGAAGAATGGGGGTTCCTTAGTAGAAGGGAACATCCCATCACTGAGTCACTGAAACCCCTCCCTCCCATAGCTTTGAGTTTGTTGGGGAATTTTAAATTATAAGCTCAGGGTGGGAGAGCTCTTGTTCCTATCAACTGCCTTCTGGCaaatgggaggaaaaggagaagaaggagaagaaaaggaatagCAAGAAGAGAGCCACAGGCTGTGGATCAGTGCAACGTTTCTGTAATTGCAGACAGAGTCTGCAGTGTTTGTAAAAATTGAAAACTGTACACAGGCAGGGATGCTATGTGGGGAGGGAGAACAAGAACCAATTTCTGAGGTGGGCATTGGGATTTCAGATGTGAATTCCTTTCAGAAAGTTCCACTGAGCGTGGGTTTATGACTGTCACCACTGAAGACAGAGCCTGTGCAGATCTCAGGATGGGCATATGTAAGTGTTGACAAGAGTGAATGGTCCTGCATTGCCCTGGAGTGGAAGGCTGGGTGTGGAGAGGCCCAGAACTGCTTGGGGCTGCACAAGCACAGGCTTTGCACCCTTAGGTATGTCTGCATGAGGTGCAGAACAACCCCCTTAACCTGGCTCATAACAAACACAGGACAGGTGCTCCCTTTCCTGAGCAGATGGTGATCAGAACATAGACGTGGGTTTGAGAGAGGTGTTTCACCTGCTCACCTGTCACATTGACTTCCCAGAGCAGCTTCTTCTCGATGAGGCCCAGGGTGTCAATGAGGGAAGCCGTGTGGATGACGAGGGACACCCCCTGGCAGGCACGGTGCAGGAATGTCACATCTCGgatgtccccttccaggatttTCACCTCAGTCTTGCCCTTGAActctgcagggcagcagaaAAAAGAGCACAAGACCTTACAGGCATCCTAAGAAGAGCATTGGAAGGACTGGTGAAGGGCTGACCCTGCCTGGCAGGTGCTGACTGTCCAGGAACAGCAGGGATATTTTAAGGCTGTGAAACAGAAGGCATTTCCCAATTACTCTATTGTCAAATTCTACCTACAGGGCTAAACAGAAATTTATTTTGCATTACCTACCATAGGTCTGGAGCCAATATTCAACATGttcctttctgttttatttttttaaagagaaatctTTTCTGCTGCTAGCAAGCTTCCTTTAGGTGTGACTGTTTTAAAGTTCACAGAGGAGTAGTTTTAGCTGTGCATGTTCTGGCAACTGGCTGGCTATAGATGTGCTAACCCAAGTGTACTGAACAGGCACTGCATGTTCCTGTCTTCAAGGTGATAAATGATCTCTCTCCACCCAGAGCATGTGAGCACAGGGATGTGTTCATACCTACTTTCTGCCCCTTTACTTTGCCTGTATTGCAGCTCTTCTAAGAAATTACATACAGCTCTTACACATCTTTATCTTGTACCTTGGCCAGGACTTACAGTGCCTCTTCcaactccagctccagctccatttCAGTGTCTGTGCTCTGGGGTCATTTTTAGCCTTCACGTCTTTCTGGTTCATATTTGAACTCTCAACTCTGTTCTCCTGAGCTACCTCAGCCCTGGCTTGATTAAATCCTGCTTTTTAAGCCCTctccctccacagcagctgctgtgtgtgaCGCCAGTGGAGCTCTAGGTCTCAGAGCCATCCTTCCCTAAGCTGTGCTGGGCAGAAGCATTCTTTTTGCAGCCCAGAGCTACACAAACATGAGCCAGCACCAGATGATCACTTGGAAAAATTTACAGTCCAAGGCAATGCTGCTCTGCATTGCTCAGTCatctggcctggctgcagccatACCATGGGAGAGGAGAGGACTTTCTCAGCATGACCCACGACTTGTAAGGAGGTGGTGTCATTGCAGCAAATCCTCTGAgagcctctgctgtggctgcactAGGTGGCTCCCCAGGCACAGCTACTGGGCAGGGACTCTGCACCACAGGCAGAGAGCCTCTGTCCTTCTTCCAGCACAATCAAATGCCCCTTTTAGATTAGAGAAGAACCTGATTAATTTGTACAGCTTTAGCTTCAGCCATGACTGAAATTGTACCCAAGTGCTTTGTCACCAGCTCCAAAGCAGGCAGTATTTCATCCCATGTCTTTAATATGAAACACTGAGAGAGACAGCTGTTGGGATCTGGAACTGAGTGGGAATGTCTTTTAGAATGGTTTTATCTCATTTTCTCTGTAGCATGCTAGAATGTAACCCTGTATCAATTTAACAATTATTCTGATGCAACAGGCttaagaggctttttttttccccaccacacAGTTGGTCTGAGATTTAAGATTTGTGAAACATTTGCAAAACTGTTACTAAATCTAGAgttcctgccctccccagcacAGTCATTGCCACATGCTCTCTTCTGCTCTTTTATTTTACAGACTGCATTCATTtcctaggactcaatctccagAAGGTTCACACTGACCTCTACTTGCACGGATGCAAAAGTGTCAGACTAGGGCTGGGCTTTTTATTAAGCACCTGGTAGTCAGATTTGCTCTAATAAATATTAGTCTTTTTACTGCCCTTAGGTTGATGTTCTCCATGAATAAGGCTTTGTGGGATTGCAATAATGCCAAGAACAGACAGAAAAAGTTTTCACAACATAAATTCTGACATGTGACTCCTTCAAAGTGATCACAGTGCCCAGGCAGGAGTTAGGAAAATTGAAGTTTTTCCACATACATATCAAAGCTTTTGGGAAATGTACAGAATAAGCCTGTCCCTTTTAAAGCTGATCACAAGAAATCTGCTGTCTAGGTGCTCTGTGCCTTGTTTGGGCttgctttttgtgtgtgtgatatGAGTCAGGAAATCTGCTCCTCTGTTCCATTTTAGCCAGCAGAAGTTACATGGTAAGTACAATATGGGCCTTGCTGACTTGAGCAGCatcagctgcatgccaggaatCAGCAGATTGATCTTGTTTTGCTCTGGGTGAAGAGAAAACTACAGGTGAGCTTGGAAGcaaagagaggaaagaagaagTGACTCAGAGAGTGGTTTCAGTGTGAGGTGGACAGCAGAGAGAAACTTGATTTCCGTCTACACAAACCATTGCCCAAGCATCAAAAGAACACGTGTGGGTAGGTCAGAGGGGGAGGAACAGAATAAATTCAAGTCAGCTCTCCATTTTTGCATAAAGTGATTATGACAAAGTACCTACTCACTGGGAAAGCTTGTTCTTCTTCACCAGTGGTTTCTGTGTCCTCTGTATGGTAAGTAAATTCCCTGCTTGCTGTGGGGTAGTTTTTGCTTAAAAATGCAATAATTTCTCAATGAAATTCAGTGTCCTGTTGTGAGCAGTTTTTGACTCAGCAATACAGTCAGAACATTTGCCCTAAACTTAAGAACAACATAGGAATTTTGATTTCTCCGGAAGTGCCAATGCAACAgtaaacaacacaaaaaagaaTCGTGTAAGTGGAAGcacaggaaaggcagaaagataAATCAGAAGTGGAGATGGGAGGTAAGAAACCCAAGGCAACAAATACCATGTTCAACGTGACGTTCGTTCTCAACCACACAGTGTAACTGGGTAAGCTCCAACTCACAGCACTCGACATGGACTGGATCATCCCCGactccctggggctgtggcagaCCACAAATGCCACTCTCCTACTCAGACTGAGTGTGATGGTCAAGCTCCCAGCAGGAAAGTTCTTTGGACAAAAGAGGAGTGCCCCTGAGCGCCTTCTGGCATGAAGACCTGTGACTTGCACATACTTTTCTGTCGTACTACCCACAGCCCTGACTCTGAGCAGATATtgcaagtgcaaggtgctgaaGAGATTagtgaggaaaaaacccactcagctctgctcctggctaTTCCAGAAATCCAGACAATGTCTGCTAGCAAGTAAAAGTCCCT
Encoded here:
- the LOC138112257 gene encoding 3 beta-hydroxysteroid dehydrogenase/Delta 5-->4-isomerase-like isoform X2 — encoded protein: MSLAGVSCLVTGAGGFLGQRIVCLLLEEKEALAEIRLLDKAFSDEALGRFESTQLLLEACVRCNVQHFIYTSTIEVTGPNCKGDPIFNGDEDTAYESTSKFPYAQSKRLAEDSVLKADGQVLKDGGTLMTCALRSMYIFGEGCPFLQGHLDKCLLNKNVYLRFSRKEALVNPVYVGNIAWAHVQAAKALRAPQKAKHVRGKFYYISDDTPHMSYADLNYELTKDLGFGIEPQLPMPLTVLYYFSLLLEIVSFLLRPFVRYIPSTNRHLVTLLNTPFTFSYRKAQQDFGYVPRYTWEEAKQGTGEWIASVIPQRRLYLQSSTA
- the LOC138112257 gene encoding 3 beta-hydroxysteroid dehydrogenase/Delta 5-->4-isomerase-like isoform X1, producing the protein MSLAGVSCLVTGAGGFLGQRIVCLLLEEKEALAEIRLLDKAFSDEALGRFEKFKGKTEVKILEGDIRDVTFLHRACQGVSLVIHTASLIDTLGLIEKKLLWEVNVTGTQLLLEACVRCNVQHFIYTSTIEVTGPNCKGDPIFNGDEDTAYESTSKFPYAQSKRLAEDSVLKADGQVLKDGGTLMTCALRSMYIFGEGCPFLQGHLDKCLLNKNVYLRFSRKEALVNPVYVGNIAWAHVQAAKALRAPQKAKHVRGKFYYISDDTPHMSYADLNYELTKDLGFGIEPQLPMPLTVLYYFSLLLEIVSFLLRPFVRYIPSTNRHLVTLLNTPFTFSYRKAQQDFGYVPRYTWEEAKQGTGEWIASVIPQRRLYLQSSTA